Proteins from a single region of Mycobacteriales bacterium:
- a CDS encoding EAL domain-containing protein: protein MASPPVTVSDLQRALRDDELELVYQPEVDLRTGHIGAVEALVRWRRPNRQVVPPDEFIPLAESSGTISALTKRVVETALTQATKWTSARWDQAALPVWVNVSAAELSDCRLGEWISDLVASAGLPRGQLGIEVTETAPIADLEEAVATLQRLHAAGIRIALDDFGTGYSSLVHLRSLPVDVVKVDRSFVTDIDRSPADAAIVTAIVEMAHAMQRIVVAEGVEDSAQQRALDRLGCDLGQGYLYASPQPARCIDILLAADRELASRPAPAPAVTIRLPRPRGVFADLRRTPPTR, encoded by the coding sequence ATGGCGTCGCCACCGGTCACTGTCAGTGACCTGCAGCGCGCCCTGCGCGACGACGAGCTCGAGCTCGTCTACCAGCCCGAGGTCGACCTGCGGACCGGGCACATCGGCGCGGTCGAGGCGCTGGTCCGCTGGCGCCGCCCGAACCGCCAAGTCGTCCCGCCGGACGAGTTCATCCCGCTCGCCGAGTCCTCCGGCACGATCAGCGCGCTTACGAAGCGGGTGGTCGAGACCGCGCTCACGCAGGCCACGAAGTGGACATCGGCCCGGTGGGACCAGGCTGCCCTCCCGGTGTGGGTCAACGTCTCAGCCGCCGAGCTCAGCGACTGCCGGCTGGGCGAGTGGATCAGCGATCTCGTCGCAAGCGCGGGCCTGCCGCGTGGTCAGCTCGGCATCGAGGTGACCGAGACCGCACCGATCGCCGACCTCGAGGAGGCGGTCGCGACCCTCCAGCGGCTGCACGCCGCCGGCATCCGCATCGCGCTCGACGACTTCGGCACCGGCTACTCCTCGCTGGTGCACCTGCGGTCGCTGCCGGTCGACGTCGTCAAGGTCGACCGCAGCTTCGTCACGGACATCGACCGCTCACCCGCCGACGCCGCAATCGTCACCGCGATCGTCGAGATGGCGCATGCAATGCAGCGGATCGTCGTCGCGGAAGGGGTCGAGGACTCCGCCCAGCAGCGGGCACTCGACCGGCTCGGCTGCGACCTCGGCCAGGGCTACCTCTACGCCAGCCCGCAGCCCGCGCGCTGCATCGACATCCTGCTCGCGGCCGACCGGGAGCTGGCGAGCCGCCCGGCGCCCGCGCCTGCCGTGACCATCCGGCTGCCGCGGCCCCGCGGGGTGTTCGCGGATCTGAGGCGTACGCCGCCTACGCGCTAG